In one Catenovulum adriaticum genomic region, the following are encoded:
- a CDS encoding DNA-binding response regulator, with product MTTHKKQKNVVLIVDDSPETLSMLNDALDGQNLTLLIAMEGQQAVTIAENINPDIILMDAMMPNMDGFEACKTIKQIPQLKHTPVIFMTGMSDTQSIKKGFAAGGTDYITKPINPDELIVRMQSHLSNAKATIHAQQALDNSGQFLLAINHQGQIKWATPQTYQLFELAGADETWITSVLAKKLSNFINDADKRQFPIKVQAKLKQLELKYISETDENEYLLRLSNLEQPNETAMLRERYPLTERESEVLLWISKGKTNREIAIVLSMSPRTVNKHLEQIFKKLSVENRTSAAAMALRCL from the coding sequence ATGACAACGCACAAAAAACAGAAAAATGTTGTGCTAATAGTTGATGATTCACCGGAAACATTAAGTATGTTAAATGACGCTTTAGACGGTCAAAATTTAACTTTATTAATCGCTATGGAAGGCCAACAAGCAGTCACTATAGCCGAGAATATAAACCCAGATATCATTTTGATGGATGCTATGATGCCTAATATGGATGGCTTTGAGGCATGTAAAACTATAAAACAGATACCTCAACTCAAACACACTCCTGTTATTTTTATGACTGGAATGAGCGATACGCAAAGTATCAAAAAAGGGTTTGCTGCAGGAGGAACAGATTATATAACTAAACCAATTAACCCTGACGAGCTCATCGTTAGAATGCAATCACACTTATCTAATGCAAAAGCCACCATACACGCTCAGCAAGCACTCGACAACTCAGGACAGTTTTTGCTGGCTATCAATCATCAAGGCCAAATAAAATGGGCTACGCCCCAAACTTATCAGCTCTTTGAATTAGCTGGCGCAGACGAAACTTGGATAACTAGTGTGCTTGCAAAAAAATTATCTAATTTTATCAATGATGCAGACAAAAGACAGTTTCCTATCAAAGTGCAAGCAAAGTTAAAGCAGCTTGAATTAAAGTACATTTCTGAAACCGATGAAAATGAATATTTATTGAGGCTGTCTAATTTAGAGCAGCCTAACGAAACAGCAATGCTACGCGAGCGCTACCCGCTCACAGAGCGTGAATCAGAAGTTTTGCTATGGATAAGTAAGGGAAAAACAAACAGAGAAATAGCAATAGTGCTTAGTATGAGCCCAAGAACGGTTAATAAACATCTTGAACAAATTTTCAAAAAATTAAGTGTCGAGAATAGGACGTCTGCCGCCGCCATGGCGCTAAGGTGTTTATAA
- a CDS encoding F0F1 ATP synthase subunit epsilon, which produces MTTHLDVVSAEEKIFSGLVESIRVSGIEGELGVQYGHAPLITPIKPGMVKLIKQFGKEELIYLSGGVLEVQPNGIVVLADVAVRGEDLDEQAAVDAKRRAEEHIHNSSSDLNYAEAAMELAKAVAQIRVIEEMRRRTK; this is translated from the coding sequence ATGACAACTCATTTAGATGTGGTCAGCGCCGAAGAGAAAATCTTCTCCGGTTTAGTTGAGTCTATCAGGGTATCGGGTATTGAAGGTGAGCTTGGCGTACAATACGGCCATGCTCCTTTAATTACACCCATTAAGCCTGGTATGGTTAAACTAATTAAGCAGTTTGGTAAAGAAGAGCTGATTTATTTATCAGGCGGCGTACTAGAAGTTCAACCAAACGGCATCGTCGTTTTGGCTGATGTTGCAGTACGCGGTGAAGACCTTGATGAACAAGCAGCTGTTGATGCCAAACGCCGTGCTGAAGAACACATCCATAATTCATCGTCTGATTTGAATTACGCTGAAGCAGCCATGGAGCTAGCTAAAGCAGTTGCACAAATCAGAGTGATCGAAGAGATGCGTCGACGTACAAAATAA
- the atpD gene encoding F0F1 ATP synthase subunit beta, which produces MSSGLVVQVIGAVVDIEFPQDSVPQVYDALKVEEGDIAGLTVEVQQQLGGGVVRGIAMGSSDGLRRGLKVVNTGEPVSVPVGIKTLGRIMDVLGNPIDEAGPIGEEERWSIHREAPSYEEQASANDLLETGVKVIDLVCPFAKGGKVGLFGGAGVGKTVNMMELIRNIAIEHSGYSVFAGVGERTREGNDFYHEMNDSNVLDKVALVYGQMNEPPGNRLRVALTGLTMAEKFRDEGRDVLFFVDNIYRYTLAGTEVSALLGRMPSAVGYQPTLAEEMGVLQERITSTKTGSITSIQAVYVPADDLTDPSPATTFSHLDATVVLSRNIASLGIYPAIDPLDSTSRQLDPLVVGQEHYECARGVQIVLQRYKELKDIIAILGMDELSEEDKQIVARARKIQRFLSQPFFVAEVFNSVPGRYVSLKDTIAGFKGILAGEYDHLPEQAFYMVGAIEEAVEKAKSL; this is translated from the coding sequence ATGAGTTCAGGTCTAGTCGTTCAAGTCATCGGCGCGGTTGTGGACATTGAGTTTCCACAAGATTCTGTACCGCAAGTATACGATGCGTTGAAAGTTGAAGAAGGCGATATTGCTGGTCTAACTGTAGAAGTACAGCAGCAATTAGGTGGCGGTGTTGTTCGTGGCATCGCTATGGGTTCTTCAGACGGTTTACGTCGTGGTCTTAAAGTTGTAAATACTGGTGAGCCAGTATCAGTACCTGTTGGTATTAAAACTTTAGGTCGTATCATGGACGTATTAGGTAACCCAATTGATGAAGCGGGTCCTATTGGTGAAGAAGAGCGTTGGTCAATCCACCGTGAAGCACCAAGCTATGAAGAGCAAGCAAGCGCAAACGATTTATTAGAAACTGGTGTTAAAGTAATCGACCTAGTTTGTCCATTCGCTAAGGGTGGTAAAGTTGGTTTATTCGGTGGTGCTGGTGTTGGTAAAACCGTAAACATGATGGAACTTATCCGTAACATCGCAATCGAGCACAGTGGTTATTCAGTATTCGCTGGTGTTGGTGAGCGTACTCGTGAGGGTAACGATTTCTACCATGAAATGAACGATTCTAACGTACTTGATAAAGTAGCGTTGGTTTACGGTCAAATGAATGAGCCACCGGGCAACCGTTTACGCGTAGCGTTAACTGGTTTGACTATGGCTGAAAAATTCCGTGACGAAGGTCGTGACGTATTATTTTTCGTAGACAACATCTACCGTTATACACTTGCTGGTACTGAAGTATCTGCATTGTTAGGTCGTATGCCATCTGCGGTAGGTTACCAGCCTACACTTGCTGAAGAAATGGGTGTTTTACAAGAGCGTATTACCTCAACTAAAACAGGTTCAATCACTTCAATCCAAGCGGTATACGTACCTGCGGATGATTTGACGGATCCATCTCCAGCAACGACTTTCTCGCATTTAGATGCAACAGTTGTATTGTCACGTAACATCGCTTCATTGGGTATTTACCCTGCGATTGACCCACTAGATTCTACTTCGCGTCAATTAGACCCATTAGTAGTAGGTCAAGAGCATTATGAATGCGCTCGTGGTGTGCAAATTGTTTTACAACGTTACAAAGAACTTAAAGATATCATCGCCATCTTAGGTATGGATGAGTTATCTGAAGAAGATAAGCAAATCGTTGCTCGTGCTCGTAAGATCCAACGTTTCTTATCTCAGCCGTTCTTCGTAGCTGAAGTATTTAACAGTGTTCCTGGTCGTTATGTATCTTTAAAAGATACTATCGCAGGCTTTAAAGGCATTTTAGCGGGTGAGTACGATCACCTACCAGAACAAGCTTTCTATATGGTTGGCGCCATTGAAGAAGCTGTTGAAAAAGCTAAGAGCTTATAA
- the atpG gene encoding F0F1 ATP synthase subunit gamma, protein MAGAKEIKGKIGSVQNTQKITSAMEMVAASKMRKAQERMSASRPYAENMRKVIGHIALASSDYKHPYMEEREIKRVGYIVVSTDRGLCGGLNSNLFKQVIKDYAGWRKKDVEVDFGVIGAKATAFFDSFGGHIVAQASGLGDKPSVTDLVGSVQVMLKAYEDGEIDRLYVVYNNFVNTMSQTPTIDQLLPLPKGEVSEQKHNWDYIYEPSAEAILDQLLTRYIESQVYQAVVENVASEMAARMVAMKAATDNAGNLIKELQLVYNKARQAAITQELSEICAGAAAV, encoded by the coding sequence ATGGCCGGCGCTAAAGAGATAAAAGGTAAAATTGGTAGTGTTCAAAACACTCAAAAAATTACCAGCGCAATGGAGATGGTTGCTGCGAGTAAAATGCGCAAAGCGCAAGAACGCATGTCAGCTTCTCGTCCATACGCAGAAAATATGCGTAAGGTGATCGGTCATATCGCGCTTGCTAGTTCTGACTATAAGCATCCTTATATGGAAGAACGTGAAATCAAGCGCGTAGGTTACATTGTTGTGTCAACAGACCGTGGTCTTTGTGGCGGCTTAAACTCAAATTTGTTTAAGCAAGTGATTAAAGATTATGCAGGTTGGCGCAAAAAAGATGTCGAAGTAGACTTTGGCGTAATTGGCGCTAAAGCAACCGCATTTTTCGACAGCTTTGGTGGTCATATTGTTGCTCAAGCTTCTGGCTTAGGTGATAAACCATCAGTAACCGACTTAGTAGGTTCTGTGCAGGTCATGTTAAAAGCATATGAAGACGGCGAAATTGACCGCTTATATGTGGTTTACAATAACTTTGTAAACACCATGTCACAAACACCTACGATCGATCAGCTTTTACCTTTACCTAAGGGTGAGGTTAGCGAACAAAAACATAATTGGGATTATATATACGAGCCGAGTGCAGAAGCGATTCTGGATCAGTTATTAACTCGTTATATTGAATCTCAGGTATATCAGGCTGTTGTTGAAAACGTAGCGTCAGAAATGGCAGCACGTATGGTTGCGATGAAAGCCGCAACTGATAACGCAGGTAACCTGATTAAAGAATTGCAATTAGTCTACAACAAAGCTCGTCAGGCAGCGATTACTCAAGAATTGAGTGAAATCTGTGCTGGTGCAGCAGCAGTTTAG
- the atpA gene encoding F0F1 ATP synthase subunit alpha, which produces MQLNSTEIAELIKKRIEKFEIVSEARNEGTIVSVTDGIIRIHGLADVMQGEMIELPGSRFAIALNLERDSVGAVVMGPYANLQEGMKVKGTGRILEVPVGPGLLGRVVNTLGQAIDGKGPVENDGFEPVEKIAPGVIERQSVDEPLQTGYKAIDAMVPIGRGQRELIIGDRQIGKSAVAIDAIINQKGTGVKCIYVAIGQKASTLANVVRKLEEHGALEHTIIVAANASESAALQYLAPYSGCTMGEYFRDRGQDALIVYDDLSKQAVAYRQVSLLLRRPPGREAYPGDVFYLHSRLLERASRVNAEYVEKFTNGEVKGKTGSLTALPIIETQAGDVSAFVPTNVISITDGQIFLETGMFNSGIRPAINAGISVSRVGGSAQTKIIKKLGGGIRLALAQYRELAAFAQFASDLDDATRAQLEHGQRVTELMKQKQYTPLSVSLMAVSLFAADKGFLNDVELDKILDFEAALHSYMKSEHAELMNKIDEKGDYNADVEAALKAALEAFKSTQTW; this is translated from the coding sequence ATGCAACTGAATTCCACTGAAATAGCCGAACTAATCAAGAAACGTATTGAGAAGTTCGAAATCGTCAGTGAAGCTCGTAACGAAGGTACTATTGTATCTGTTACTGACGGTATCATCCGCATACATGGCTTAGCCGATGTTATGCAAGGTGAGATGATTGAGCTTCCGGGTAGCCGTTTCGCTATCGCACTAAACTTAGAAAGAGATTCTGTTGGTGCGGTTGTAATGGGCCCATATGCTAACTTACAAGAAGGCATGAAAGTAAAAGGTACTGGTCGTATCTTAGAAGTTCCAGTAGGTCCAGGTTTGTTAGGCCGTGTGGTTAACACATTAGGTCAAGCAATCGATGGTAAAGGCCCTGTTGAGAATGATGGTTTTGAACCAGTAGAAAAAATTGCACCAGGTGTAATCGAACGTCAATCAGTTGATGAACCTTTACAAACTGGTTATAAAGCGATTGATGCAATGGTTCCAATCGGTCGTGGTCAGCGTGAGCTTATCATTGGTGACCGTCAGATTGGTAAATCAGCAGTCGCGATTGATGCGATCATCAACCAAAAAGGTACAGGCGTTAAATGTATCTACGTTGCAATTGGTCAAAAAGCATCAACTCTAGCAAACGTTGTTCGTAAATTAGAAGAACATGGTGCACTAGAGCATACAATTATTGTTGCAGCCAATGCATCTGAATCAGCCGCACTTCAGTATTTAGCGCCATATTCAGGTTGTACAATGGGTGAATACTTCCGTGACCGTGGTCAAGATGCGTTAATCGTATATGATGACTTGTCTAAGCAAGCTGTTGCCTATCGTCAAGTTTCATTATTATTACGTCGTCCACCAGGTCGTGAAGCATACCCGGGTGATGTTTTCTATCTTCATTCACGTTTACTTGAACGTGCATCTCGCGTAAATGCAGAGTATGTTGAAAAGTTCACTAACGGTGAAGTAAAAGGTAAAACAGGTTCATTGACTGCATTACCTATTATTGAAACACAAGCAGGTGACGTTTCTGCATTCGTACCAACCAACGTAATTTCAATTACGGATGGTCAGATCTTCTTAGAAACTGGTATGTTTAACTCAGGTATCCGTCCGGCAATTAATGCTGGTATCTCGGTATCTCGTGTTGGTGGTTCAGCGCAAACTAAGATTATCAAAAAGTTAGGCGGTGGTATCCGTCTAGCACTTGCTCAGTATCGTGAATTAGCAGCCTTTGCTCAGTTCGCTTCTGATTTAGATGACGCTACACGTGCTCAACTAGAGCATGGTCAACGCGTAACTGAATTAATGAAGCAAAAGCAATACACTCCATTGAGTGTTAGTTTAATGGCTGTTTCATTGTTTGCTGCAGATAAAGGCTTCTTGAACGATGTCGAATTAGACAAAATTCTTGATTTCGAAGCAGCACTTCACTCGTATATGAAGTCTGAGCATGCAGAATTAATGAACAAAATCGACGAGAAAGGCGATTATAACGCCGACGTCGAAGCTGCATTAAAAGCTGCTTTAGAAGCATTCAAATCGACTCAAACTTGGTAA
- the atpH gene encoding F0F1 ATP synthase subunit delta, whose translation MSELTTIARPYAKAAFDYAVEQNAIDNWLAMLTFAAEVSKNETMQHYLTSSANTDEIAKTFISVCEDQLDPSGQNLIKLMAENKRLDALPKVVDLFSELKYEHEKTIEVSVTSAVELSSTQLDSLVQSLEKRLARKVKLNCRVDETIVGGLLIKAGDMVIDSTIRGKLDRLNTALQS comes from the coding sequence ATGTCTGAATTGACAACCATTGCCCGACCATACGCTAAAGCAGCGTTTGATTATGCTGTTGAGCAAAATGCGATAGATAACTGGCTTGCAATGTTAACTTTTGCTGCTGAAGTTTCTAAAAATGAAACGATGCAGCATTATTTAACAAGCTCAGCTAACACTGACGAAATTGCAAAGACATTTATCTCGGTTTGCGAAGATCAGCTTGACCCAAGTGGTCAAAACCTAATCAAACTAATGGCTGAAAATAAACGTTTAGACGCTTTACCAAAAGTGGTTGATTTATTTTCTGAACTAAAATACGAGCATGAGAAAACAATCGAAGTATCTGTTACCTCTGCTGTAGAACTATCATCTACACAATTAGATAGTTTAGTTCAGTCGTTAGAGAAACGTTTAGCCAGAAAAGTTAAGCTTAATTGTCGTGTTGATGAAACTATAGTTGGTGGCTTATTAATTAAAGCCGGTGATATGGTTATTGATAGCACGATTCGCGGAAAATTGGATCGACTGAACACAGCGTTACAGTCGTAG
- the atpF gene encoding F0F1 ATP synthase subunit B encodes MNINATLIGESIAFFVFVFFTMKYVWPQLNGAIEARQKQISEGLAASEQAEKDLQLAKKEATKKLKEAKEQAAAIIEQAKKREAQIIDEAADKARAENDKILAQGQAELDAERNRTQAELRQQVAALAIAGAEKILARSIDAKAQADILDQLVEEL; translated from the coding sequence GTGAATATCAACGCAACTCTAATTGGCGAATCAATAGCATTTTTTGTATTTGTATTTTTTACAATGAAATACGTTTGGCCACAGCTAAACGGTGCTATCGAAGCTCGTCAAAAACAAATATCAGAAGGCTTAGCTGCTTCAGAACAAGCTGAAAAAGACTTACAACTAGCTAAAAAAGAAGCTACGAAGAAGTTAAAAGAAGCTAAAGAACAAGCTGCAGCTATTATCGAACAAGCTAAAAAACGCGAAGCTCAAATCATTGATGAAGCGGCTGATAAAGCACGTGCTGAAAATGATAAAATTCTAGCTCAAGGTCAAGCTGAACTAGATGCAGAGCGTAACCGTACTCAAGCTGAGTTACGTCAACAGGTTGCTGCGTTAGCAATTGCTGGTGCAGAAAAAATTCTGGCTCGTTCTATCGATGCTAAAGCTCAAGCGGATATTCTTGACCAGTTGGTTGAGGAATTATAA
- the atpE gene encoding F0F1 ATP synthase subunit C, with translation MTLIAVAILIGLGALGTALGFGLLGGKFLEASARQPELAPQLQVKMFIVAGLIDAIAMIGVGIALYMLFVIGV, from the coding sequence ATGACATTAATCGCTGTTGCTATTTTGATTGGTCTAGGTGCATTAGGTACTGCGCTTGGTTTCGGTTTATTAGGTGGTAAGTTCTTAGAAGCTTCTGCTCGTCAACCTGAATTAGCGCCACAATTACAAGTAAAAATGTTCATCGTTGCTGGTCTTATCGATGCGATTGCAATGATCGGTGTTGGTATCGCGCTATACATGCTATTTGTTATTGGTGTTTAA
- the atpB gene encoding F0F1 ATP synthase subunit A, with amino-acid sequence MAATGDTLTSQSYIQHHLTNATIGEGFWTWHIDTLAWSILLGLVFILSFRSVAKKATTGVPGKFQCAVEMIVEFVGKSVKETYHGESKLIAPLSLTIFMWILLMNCMDWIPVDWISTLTSLAAGDSWETIEKGQSHVYHKIVPTTDLNMTFGLSLGVFALMIFYSIRIKGVGGFLKELYAHPFNTPWLYWFNFILETIALIAKPVSLALRLFGNLYAAELIFILIATIGVFQLPVHFLWAAFHLLVIPLQAFIFMMLTIVYLSMMSEKH; translated from the coding sequence ATGGCAGCAACTGGTGATACTCTGACTTCTCAGAGCTATATCCAACACCATTTAACTAACGCCACAATTGGCGAAGGTTTTTGGACTTGGCATATAGACACTTTAGCTTGGTCTATTTTACTAGGCCTAGTATTCATTTTAAGTTTTCGTAGTGTAGCGAAAAAGGCAACAACCGGTGTACCCGGCAAATTTCAATGTGCAGTAGAGATGATAGTTGAATTTGTTGGGAAAAGTGTTAAAGAAACTTACCACGGTGAAAGCAAATTAATTGCACCTCTTTCATTAACTATTTTCATGTGGATTTTACTAATGAACTGCATGGATTGGATTCCTGTTGATTGGATTAGTACTTTAACCTCTCTAGCTGCGGGCGACTCTTGGGAAACTATCGAGAAAGGTCAATCGCACGTATACCACAAAATAGTGCCTACCACCGACCTTAATATGACATTTGGTTTGTCGCTCGGTGTATTTGCTCTAATGATTTTTTATTCAATTCGAATAAAAGGTGTTGGCGGTTTCTTAAAAGAGCTTTATGCTCACCCTTTCAATACACCTTGGTTATATTGGTTTAATTTTATTCTTGAAACAATTGCATTAATTGCTAAACCTGTTTCATTAGCACTACGTTTATTTGGTAACTTATATGCGGCTGAGCTTATTTTCATTCTAATTGCCACAATTGGTGTATTCCAATTGCCAGTGCACTTTTTATGGGCGGCTTTCCACTTATTAGTTATACCATTACAAGCCTTCATATTCATGATGCTAACAATTGTATATTTAAGCATGATGAGTGAAAAACACTAA
- a CDS encoding ATP synthase subunit I, whose product MNKLALAGFTTACKIIGFQLLVTSLVGLAVLLLQNRVAAVSLLLGGFCAILPNFILACFLFSAAGATQLKTIMSRFYRGTSIKLIMTSIVLAIILKSQLFLVGFVFVGFAIALVAHVLAPNSFH is encoded by the coding sequence TTGAATAAACTGGCCTTAGCGGGATTTACAACCGCCTGTAAAATAATAGGTTTTCAGTTATTAGTAACGTCTTTAGTGGGCTTGGCCGTTTTATTATTACAAAACAGAGTTGCAGCTGTGTCTTTGCTGCTTGGTGGTTTTTGTGCCATTTTGCCTAATTTTATTCTAGCGTGTTTTCTTTTTTCCGCTGCTGGGGCAACGCAACTAAAAACCATCATGAGTCGGTTTTATCGAGGAACCAGTATAAAATTGATTATGACAAGCATTGTACTTGCTATTATATTAAAATCGCAGCTATTTTTAGTGGGCTTTGTTTTTGTAGGTTTTGCAATAGCGCTTGTTGCGCATGTATTAGCACCGAATTCTTTTCATTAA
- a CDS encoding ParB/RepB/Spo0J family partition protein, whose protein sequence is MSVKKRGLGRGLDALLATSQSVKPEQNQAEATQPDENMNIAAERNELHKLPIEFLSPGKYQPRKDMSSDALEELASSIRAQGIIQPIVVRQLDQQDSYEIIAGERRWRAAQIAQLDTVPCLVKKIPDEAAVAIALIENIQREDLNAMEEAVALERLLNEFDLTHQQVADAVGKSRTNVTNLLRLNSLEDDIKTLLEHGDIEMGHARCLLALAGEAQVDAGRLVAAKGLTVRDTEKLVNKLLQPPAEKEPQKIDPNIENLQNQLSEVIGSSVKISHNRSGKGKMVIDFANLDTLDGIIEKLGINQ, encoded by the coding sequence ATGTCGGTAAAAAAACGAGGTTTAGGTCGAGGTTTAGATGCATTATTGGCGACCAGCCAATCGGTTAAACCAGAACAAAATCAAGCAGAAGCAACTCAGCCAGATGAAAACATGAATATTGCGGCTGAGCGCAATGAACTTCACAAATTACCTATTGAATTTTTATCCCCAGGGAAATATCAACCTAGAAAAGACATGTCTTCTGATGCACTGGAAGAGCTAGCAAGTTCAATTCGAGCGCAAGGCATTATCCAACCAATTGTCGTTCGTCAGCTTGATCAACAAGACAGTTACGAGATTATTGCGGGTGAACGTCGTTGGCGTGCAGCGCAAATTGCCCAATTAGACACTGTTCCTTGTTTGGTTAAAAAAATACCAGATGAAGCTGCTGTAGCCATTGCGCTGATCGAAAATATTCAACGAGAAGATCTCAACGCAATGGAAGAAGCTGTTGCTCTTGAACGCTTACTCAACGAATTTGACTTAACGCACCAACAAGTTGCTGATGCCGTCGGTAAATCGCGTACGAATGTGACCAATTTATTGCGCTTAAATTCGCTTGAAGACGATATAAAAACCTTGCTTGAGCATGGCGATATTGAAATGGGCCATGCCAGATGTTTATTGGCTTTGGCTGGCGAAGCACAAGTAGACGCTGGTCGCTTAGTTGCGGCAAAAGGCTTAACAGTTAGAGATACGGAAAAGCTTGTTAATAAATTATTGCAGCCGCCAGCAGAAAAAGAACCTCAAAAAATCGATCCAAATATCGAAAACTTACAGAATCAACTCTCGGAAGTTATTGGATCTTCTGTCAAAATAAGTCATAATCGCTCAGGTAAAGGCAAGATGGTAATTGATTTTGCTAATTTAGATACTTTAGACGGTATTATTGAAAAATTAGGTATTAATCAATAA
- a CDS encoding ParA family protein, with protein MGKIIAIANQKGGVGKTTTAVNLAASMAATKRKILLIDLDPQGNATMGSGVDKYEAHATSYELLIDEKPLTEVITQQTSGKYDLVAANSDVTAVEIKLMECFARELRLRNALADYKDNYDFIIIDCPPSLNMLTVNAMAAADSVLVPMQCEYYALEGVTALMDTIEKLAAVVNPNLAIEGVLRTMYDPRNRLANDVSEQLKKHFGEKVYRTVIPRNVRLAEAPSFGEPVMYYDKASTGAKAYLALAGEMIRRSEKEKSQQVA; from the coding sequence ATGGGTAAAATTATTGCAATTGCGAATCAAAAAGGTGGTGTGGGTAAAACTACCACCGCGGTGAATTTAGCGGCATCAATGGCGGCAACCAAACGCAAAATTTTATTGATCGATCTTGATCCGCAAGGCAATGCAACGATGGGAAGTGGCGTAGATAAATACGAAGCGCACGCAACTTCATATGAATTACTCATCGATGAAAAACCGTTAACAGAAGTCATTACCCAGCAAACCAGCGGAAAATATGATTTAGTAGCAGCTAATTCTGACGTAACCGCAGTTGAAATTAAGCTGATGGAATGTTTTGCTCGTGAATTAAGATTACGTAACGCATTAGCTGATTACAAAGATAATTACGATTTTATTATTATTGACTGTCCTCCTTCGTTGAATATGCTGACCGTAAACGCGATGGCGGCTGCGGATTCTGTTTTAGTCCCTATGCAATGTGAATATTATGCGCTTGAAGGGGTTACTGCACTAATGGATACCATTGAAAAATTGGCGGCTGTTGTTAATCCTAATTTAGCGATTGAAGGGGTGCTCAGAACAATGTACGACCCTAGAAACCGTTTAGCGAATGATGTTTCAGAACAACTCAAAAAGCATTTTGGTGAAAAAGTATACCGCACCGTAATTCCAAGAAACGTCCGTTTAGCCGAAGCACCTAGTTTTGGCGAGCCAGTCATGTATTATGATAAAGCTTCTACCGGCGCTAAAGCGTACTTAGCATTAGCTGGTGAAATGATCCGCCGTAGCGAAAAAGAAAAATCACAACAAGTTGCATAG
- the rsmG gene encoding 16S rRNA (guanine(527)-N(7))-methyltransferase RsmG — translation MSVLLKKLEAHLVDMELSASDQQKQQLIGYVEQLNKWNKAYNLTSVRDPLEMMTRHIADSLALLHFLPAQKSYIDVGTGPGLPGIPLAIMMPDSQFTLLDSLGKRTRFIQQTVFELGIKNVTAIQSRVENHRVEVGFDGVLSRAFASLEDMLTWCQHLVKADTGRFFAMKGIYPTAEIDTLAPEFELEQVNKLYVPQLNEERHLVEIKLK, via the coding sequence ATGTCAGTGTTGTTGAAAAAATTAGAAGCTCATTTGGTAGATATGGAACTGTCTGCCAGTGATCAACAAAAACAGCAATTGATTGGATATGTTGAGCAATTGAACAAATGGAACAAAGCATATAACCTAACTTCGGTTCGCGATCCACTTGAGATGATGACTCGTCATATTGCAGACTCATTAGCTTTATTACATTTTTTACCGGCTCAAAAAAGCTACATTGATGTTGGGACTGGCCCCGGATTGCCAGGAATTCCATTAGCGATTATGATGCCAGATAGTCAATTTACTTTGCTAGATAGTTTAGGCAAACGTACCCGTTTTATTCAACAAACCGTGTTTGAACTCGGGATTAAAAATGTGACCGCAATACAAAGTCGCGTTGAAAATCATCGAGTTGAAGTTGGATTTGATGGGGTTTTAAGCCGCGCATTTGCGTCACTTGAAGATATGTTGACTTGGTGTCAGCACTTGGTGAAAGCAGATACAGGTCGCTTTTTTGCAATGAAAGGCATTTATCCAACGGCAGAAATTGATACACTAGCGCCAGAATTTGAGTTAGAACAAGTTAATAAACTTTATGTACCACAATTAAATGAAGAACGTCATTTAGTGGAAATCAAATTAAAATAA